The following proteins are encoded in a genomic region of Desulfuribacillus stibiiarsenatis:
- a CDS encoding molybdopterin-dependent oxidoreductase, producing the protein MGEEVKFSRRSFVKGVAAVGATAGIGYGAYSLTGLKEVEPIDAPVPGVTPSATSTFYNACPRNCYDTCSLVTTVEEGVIKRVSGNPDNSYTRGKLCVKGNSYTRSVYSPDRILYPMRQKGRGTGNWERISWDEAFTEIAQNIIKIKENYGSTLPICLNKYSGNFEIMHYGIEGTLSSIGYTSRATGTPCWPAGIDAQTFDFGTIYNNDPEDLVNSKYLILWGVNPAWCSVHSMYLVEEAKRRGCKIVAIDPILTATASKANEYIQIKPSTDGALALGMAKYILDNKLYDSQWLESNAKGHEEFFAYLKDKVTVKWASEKTGVPVEVIEQLAKEYAQADPANIWIGYGMQRHTNGGASVRAIDALAAITGNIGKPGGGAQYAQLETWGFNYHAMVHDAPEGSQGDGNRAINMNNFGAEVLAAQEPPIKMLWIAARNPVAQDPETSVVLKAFESMDFVVTADMYMNETVRMSDIVLPVTTLFETPGVNVSYWHYWLNLNEQAIQSLGEAKSDVEIAMGLSAKMNQLAQGSCTYPTEGNLEEWVEKECNEGIFTQFGLKDFKDLKTKKSVKAKNNLIAWADGKFRTPSGKYELYSEEAVKFGNKALPEYIEELQTPAEYPFRCISPHWKLNLHSQFQNLDWVEAIHNKPFIEIHPKVAQKMGIKDGDSIKMYNDLGFIVVPAKITATISEDIVVVYEAWYKDKDFNVNFTTKAIPADMGAKATGMPGIAFHDNFVNITKA; encoded by the coding sequence ATGGGAGAAGAAGTAAAATTTTCAAGAAGATCCTTTGTTAAAGGGGTAGCAGCAGTAGGTGCTACTGCAGGAATTGGGTATGGTGCATATAGTCTAACCGGTCTGAAAGAGGTTGAACCAATCGATGCACCAGTACCAGGAGTTACACCTTCGGCGACAAGTACATTTTATAATGCTTGTCCTAGAAACTGCTATGATACATGTTCACTTGTAACAACGGTAGAAGAAGGTGTTATCAAGCGAGTATCAGGAAACCCAGATAATAGTTATACTCGCGGAAAATTATGTGTCAAAGGAAATAGCTATACAAGAAGCGTGTATTCGCCAGATCGAATTCTATATCCAATGAGACAAAAAGGCAGAGGAACAGGAAACTGGGAGAGAATCAGCTGGGATGAGGCATTTACTGAAATTGCTCAAAACATCATAAAAATCAAAGAAAATTATGGTAGTACCTTACCGATATGCCTTAATAAATACTCAGGTAACTTTGAAATTATGCACTACGGAATTGAAGGCACCTTATCAAGTATAGGATATACATCAAGAGCTACTGGGACACCTTGTTGGCCAGCAGGCATTGATGCACAAACCTTCGATTTTGGAACAATCTATAATAATGATCCTGAAGATTTGGTGAATTCAAAGTATCTCATTTTATGGGGTGTTAACCCTGCATGGTGCTCGGTTCATTCGATGTACTTGGTAGAAGAAGCAAAAAGACGTGGTTGTAAGATAGTAGCGATTGACCCAATTCTGACGGCAACAGCATCAAAGGCTAACGAATATATTCAAATTAAACCAAGCACTGACGGTGCACTAGCTTTAGGTATGGCGAAATATATTCTTGACAACAAACTATACGATAGTCAATGGCTAGAGAGCAATGCGAAAGGTCATGAAGAATTCTTTGCTTATTTAAAGGATAAAGTTACAGTGAAATGGGCTTCTGAGAAGACTGGAGTACCAGTGGAAGTCATCGAACAATTAGCTAAAGAATATGCACAGGCGGATCCTGCGAATATCTGGATAGGTTATGGAATGCAGCGACATACCAATGGTGGAGCTAGCGTTCGCGCAATTGATGCCCTTGCTGCGATTACAGGAAACATCGGCAAACCAGGTGGCGGTGCACAATATGCACAATTAGAAACTTGGGGCTTTAATTATCACGCAATGGTTCACGATGCACCAGAAGGTAGTCAAGGTGATGGAAACCGTGCGATCAATATGAATAATTTTGGTGCAGAGGTGTTAGCTGCCCAAGAGCCACCAATTAAAATGTTATGGATTGCTGCTCGAAATCCTGTTGCGCAAGATCCTGAGACTTCTGTAGTGCTAAAGGCATTTGAATCGATGGATTTTGTTGTGACGGCAGACATGTATATGAATGAAACTGTGCGTATGTCAGATATAGTTCTTCCAGTAACAACTCTATTCGAAACACCGGGGGTTAACGTGAGTTATTGGCACTACTGGTTAAACCTAAATGAGCAAGCAATTCAATCATTAGGCGAAGCAAAGAGCGATGTAGAGATTGCAATGGGGTTATCGGCTAAGATGAATCAATTAGCACAAGGATCTTGCACGTACCCTACGGAAGGTAATCTTGAAGAGTGGGTAGAAAAGGAATGCAATGAAGGCATATTCACGCAATTTGGCCTTAAAGACTTTAAAGACCTGAAAACTAAGAAATCAGTAAAAGCAAAAAATAATCTTATAGCATGGGCAGACGGTAAATTCCGTACCCCATCAGGAAAATATGAACTTTATTCGGAAGAGGCAGTGAAGTTCGGTAACAAAGCTTTACCAGAATATATTGAAGAGCTACAGACTCCGGCGGAGTACCCTTTCCGATGCATATCTCCACATTGGAAATTAAATCTTCATAGCCAGTTCCAAAATCTTGATTGGGTTGAAGCGATTCATAATAAGCCGTTTATCGAAATTCATCCAAAAGTGGCTCAGAAGATGGGAATTAAAGATGGCGATTCTATTAAAATGTATAACGATCTAGGATTTATTGTAGTACCAGCAAAAATAACAGCTACTATTTCCGAAGATATTGTTGTTGTGTATGAAGCATGGTATAAAGATAAGGATTTCAATGTTAACTTTACTACAAAAGCAATTCCAGCAGACATGGGTGCAAAAGCTACAGGGATGCCAGGTATAGCGTTCCACGATAACTTTGTCAATATAACTAAGGCATAG
- a CDS encoding 4Fe-4S dicluster domain-containing protein — protein MTKKLGFLVNCERCVGCHTCEMACKNYYQQDPGIRWRKVALVKEGINTTVPVREYISLACNHCEEPACMKVCPVSAYEKREDGIVLHKYDLCIGCKLCIEACPYTVPEYNKDKEKVEKCHMCYEKLDKGEKPACVAGCPLDAIDVIDLNSTTETGFTTEYAGFADPSVTKPSTRFIKPVEIKQIRRD, from the coding sequence ATGACAAAAAAATTAGGCTTTTTAGTGAACTGTGAAAGATGTGTTGGTTGCCATACGTGTGAAATGGCATGCAAGAACTACTATCAGCAAGATCCAGGCATTCGTTGGAGAAAAGTTGCGTTAGTAAAGGAAGGAATCAATACTACAGTGCCTGTTAGAGAGTACATTTCACTTGCTTGTAATCACTGTGAGGAACCCGCTTGTATGAAGGTGTGTCCAGTATCTGCTTATGAGAAGAGAGAAGATGGTATTGTTCTTCATAAATACGACCTCTGTATTGGATGTAAGCTATGTATTGAGGCTTGCCCTTACACAGTGCCGGAATATAATAAAGATAAAGAAAAAGTAGAGAAGTGCCATATGTGCTACGAGAAACTTGATAAAGGTGAAAAGCCTGCTTGTGTGGCTGGATGTCCATTAGATGCTATTGATGTTATAGATTTAAATAGTACAACAGAAACGGGATTTACAACGGAATACGCTGGTTTTGCAGACCCTAGCGTAACGAAACCTTCAACAAGATTTATTAAACCAGTAGAGATTAAACAAATCCGTAGAGATTAG
- a CDS encoding nitroreductase family protein — MALTKKVFAKPMTDIITERISVRTYNPKGLTETVRNDLIEYGKTIIPPFQSKIRFEIIENDGIADSTKGKIGTYGVIKGSKYYIAAVVENGEKNLEDIGYTLEQLILYATSKGLGTCWLGGTFTKSSFERMVQLKEHEILPIITPVGYPAENKSLIERMMRYLANSKNRKPWEELFFNQDVQSPLIQEEASSYKDVLEMVRLAPSASNKQPWRVVKVDNQWHFYLAHNRTYSKAMRYNLQRIDLGIAMCHFELTASELGLQGSWQIQSNYPSVNSMDWEYIATWQG; from the coding sequence ATGGCACTTACAAAAAAGGTTTTCGCAAAACCTATGACAGACATCATCACAGAAAGAATTTCTGTACGTACATATAATCCTAAGGGGCTCACGGAAACGGTAAGAAACGATTTGATAGAGTATGGCAAAACAATCATACCCCCTTTTCAGAGTAAGATTCGGTTTGAGATCATAGAAAATGACGGCATTGCTGACAGTACGAAAGGCAAAATTGGAACTTATGGAGTAATCAAAGGCTCTAAGTATTATATAGCAGCAGTTGTGGAGAATGGCGAGAAGAATTTAGAGGACATCGGTTATACACTCGAGCAGCTTATATTATATGCGACGTCAAAAGGACTCGGCACTTGCTGGCTTGGCGGGACATTTACGAAAAGTAGTTTTGAGCGAATGGTACAACTTAAGGAGCATGAAATACTACCGATTATAACGCCAGTGGGTTACCCAGCAGAGAATAAAAGCCTCATCGAACGAATGATGCGATATCTCGCTAATTCTAAAAACCGTAAGCCTTGGGAAGAACTGTTCTTCAACCAAGATGTTCAATCTCCATTAATCCAGGAGGAAGCATCGTCCTATAAAGATGTATTAGAGATGGTAAGGTTAGCACCTTCCGCATCGAATAAGCAGCCGTGGCGTGTTGTTAAGGTAGATAATCAATGGCACTTCTACCTTGCGCATAATCGTACCTATAGCAAGGCAATGCGTTATAATCTACAACGGATTGATTTAGGGATTGCAATGTGCCATTTTGAATTAACGGCATCCGAATTAGGATTACAGGGTTCGTGGCAAATACAATCGAATTATCCTTCTGTCAATTCTATGGATTGGGAGTATATTGCAACCTGGCAGGGTTAA
- a CDS encoding asparaginase gives MKKILVFFTGGTIGSKQSGDTIDVESSTAHIIGLYESYSDKEHVNFTVKQKINLLSENIVPKDWEYIIHELKVAIQENQYDGVIITHGTDTLPYSVAAVSFLFHDTTIPMVFIASNEPVVDHHSDGFINFNAAVDLIVNDPIPRVLFIFQNTRGNIHVFLGTRIQQSLTFQHSFDSFELLIWGEMCNRRLRMYHKPLPGQEEQIHDVQILKPLPKKLDIQPRFDDRILYIQPYPGLSYDMLSFGSKKPKAIIHDMYHSSTSSIRESYSVIDFIKRCQHEGIDVFLTSFEDRAASYTTTHEILKSGAIPVYNMLKETSIVKLMLAYGNGLSAKEVIRFMNEQTIYIEHLHK, from the coding sequence ATGAAGAAAATCTTAGTGTTTTTTACAGGTGGGACGATTGGGAGTAAGCAAAGCGGAGACACCATTGATGTAGAATCTAGTACGGCACATATCATTGGTTTATATGAATCGTATTCGGACAAGGAACACGTAAACTTTACGGTTAAACAGAAGATAAACCTTCTGAGTGAGAATATTGTGCCTAAAGATTGGGAGTATATCATCCATGAGTTAAAAGTTGCCATCCAAGAAAATCAATACGATGGTGTCATTATCACCCATGGAACGGATACTCTACCGTATTCCGTGGCGGCCGTTAGCTTTCTCTTCCATGACACGACGATTCCTATGGTGTTCATTGCAAGTAATGAACCTGTCGTTGATCATCATAGCGACGGATTTATTAACTTTAATGCTGCGGTTGATTTAATTGTTAACGATCCGATTCCTAGAGTTCTATTTATTTTCCAAAACACCAGGGGTAATATCCATGTGTTTTTAGGCACTAGAATTCAGCAATCGCTCACGTTTCAGCACTCGTTTGATAGTTTCGAACTGTTAATTTGGGGAGAAATGTGCAATCGTCGTTTGCGCATGTATCATAAGCCATTGCCTGGCCAAGAAGAACAAATACATGATGTACAAATATTAAAGCCTTTACCGAAAAAGCTAGACATACAACCTAGATTTGATGATCGAATTTTGTACATACAACCATATCCAGGACTAAGCTATGATATGCTTTCTTTCGGGAGTAAAAAGCCAAAGGCAATTATCCATGATATGTATCATTCAAGCACCTCATCCATTCGTGAAAGCTACTCAGTGATTGACTTTATTAAGCGCTGCCAGCATGAGGGGATTGATGTTTTCCTTACATCCTTTGAAGATAGAGCTGCGTCTTATACCACAACTCACGAGATTTTGAAAAGTGGCGCTATTCCCGTTTACAACATGCTAAAAGAAACGAGCATTGTGAAGTTAATGTTAGCCTACGGAAACGGCTTAAGTGCTAAAGAAGTGATTCGGTTTATGAATGAACAGACGATTTATATAGAGCACTTACACAAATAA
- a CDS encoding YibE/F family protein, translating into MNHRFLAIVLILTFLVLPTSVLGQTVENLEVPTEHVKGRVIKIIEEKRNFDYGGGMKADMQRFEVEILDGTYKGKIIESENMMFGNPAYDLWVKEGDRILMFLEEQDGVMQAHMMDFIRDRYIYLLVAAFILLLILIGRMQGVKSVITLGLTVLIIGKVMLPLLFQGYSPVPLALITGLAVSTITFLIVCGFTKKTLAASLGTLGGLTTAALLSIFISSLANLKGLSGEEAQMLLYIPQEITFNFRGLLLAGIIIGALGAVMDVSISIASAMEEIHKKSMNLSFKELINSGMNVGKDIMGTMSNTLILAYTGASIPLFLLLMAYEQPFIKLMNMDFLATELVRALSGSIGLIFAIPITAIISGFLLRPKSDHALEKDHQNQ; encoded by the coding sequence ATGAACCATAGATTTCTAGCTATTGTATTAATCCTTACATTTCTAGTTCTCCCTACTTCGGTTTTGGGACAAACAGTAGAGAATTTAGAAGTACCTACTGAACATGTGAAGGGAAGAGTTATTAAGATTATCGAGGAAAAGAGAAACTTTGACTATGGTGGTGGCATGAAGGCCGACATGCAAAGGTTTGAAGTAGAAATCTTAGATGGCACATACAAAGGAAAGATTATTGAATCAGAAAATATGATGTTTGGCAATCCTGCCTATGACCTTTGGGTTAAAGAAGGGGATCGTATTCTTATGTTCTTAGAAGAACAGGACGGGGTTATGCAGGCCCACATGATGGATTTCATTCGCGATCGGTATATATATCTACTGGTAGCTGCTTTCATTCTATTATTAATTCTCATTGGTCGTATGCAGGGTGTGAAATCTGTCATTACTCTTGGGTTAACCGTACTTATTATAGGAAAGGTAATGCTGCCGTTATTATTCCAGGGATATAGCCCTGTGCCGCTAGCCTTGATTACAGGACTCGCTGTCTCTACTATAACTTTCTTGATTGTATGTGGCTTCACCAAGAAAACGTTAGCTGCAAGCTTAGGCACACTAGGTGGTCTAACAACTGCAGCGCTGCTGTCTATTTTCATTAGTTCGTTAGCGAACTTGAAGGGCTTATCTGGCGAAGAGGCACAAATGCTACTATATATCCCACAAGAAATTACATTTAATTTCCGCGGCTTATTATTAGCTGGTATTATTATCGGTGCCCTAGGGGCTGTTATGGACGTTAGTATCTCCATTGCATCGGCTATGGAAGAAATACACAAAAAAAGCATGAACCTTAGCTTCAAAGAGCTAATAAATTCAGGCATGAATGTTGGAAAAGATATTATGGGCACGATGTCGAATACGCTAATTTTAGCATATACGGGTGCCTCGATCCCATTATTTTTACTTTTAATGGCTTATGAACAACCCTTTATTAAACTGATGAATATGGATTTTCTAGCTACAGAATTAGTAAGAGCTTTGTCTGGTAGCATTGGGTTAATCTTCGCGATACCGATTACTGCTATTATATCTGGTTTCCTACTCAGACCAAAATCTGATCATGCGTTAGAGAAAGATCACCAAAACCAATAA
- a CDS encoding LutC/YkgG family protein, with translation MATTKQNFLRHVTERIARIPKTEKTEALKDIAEIRRHYAITYAEIGDTAEALVDKFKNELEALSGIVKISNSPEETFQHLLELLKETNAKKIISWSDPTLKAYPIKNLGQYGYELMTSEDSTVAYKLFAKDADTGITGAKYAVAETGSIVLEAGIGKERSISLMPNLHIAIVKTSQFVKHTSQVFIDLANSNALPSSVNFITGPSRSADIEMDLSIGVHGPSKIAVIIEKD, from the coding sequence ATGGCGACTACTAAACAGAACTTCCTCCGTCATGTCACAGAACGCATTGCAAGAATCCCGAAAACAGAAAAAACTGAAGCATTGAAAGACATAGCAGAAATACGTCGTCATTACGCGATTACCTATGCTGAAATTGGTGATACTGCGGAAGCGCTAGTTGATAAATTCAAGAATGAGCTGGAAGCGTTAAGTGGCATTGTCAAGATAAGCAATTCTCCTGAGGAAACGTTCCAGCACCTACTTGAACTATTAAAGGAAACGAACGCAAAAAAAATCATTAGCTGGAGTGATCCAACGCTTAAGGCATATCCAATAAAAAACTTAGGGCAATACGGGTATGAATTGATGACCAGTGAAGATTCTACCGTTGCTTATAAACTCTTTGCTAAGGATGCAGATACAGGCATCACAGGTGCAAAATATGCCGTTGCAGAAACAGGTTCCATCGTCTTAGAAGCTGGCATCGGCAAAGAAAGAAGCATTAGCCTTATGCCTAACTTGCACATTGCGATAGTCAAGACAAGTCAATTCGTAAAACACACATCCCAAGTATTTATTGACTTAGCGAACTCGAATGCGTTACCTTCTTCTGTGAACTTCATTACTGGCCCTAGCCGAAGCGCTGATATAGAAATGGACTTAAGCATTGGCGTCCACGGACCGAGTAAAATAGCAGTAATCATTGAAAAAGATTAA